A genome region from Tursiops truncatus isolate mTurTru1 chromosome 15, mTurTru1.mat.Y, whole genome shotgun sequence includes the following:
- the SCAND1 gene encoding SCAN domain-containing protein 1, producing the protein MAASEPSLAVTESLAPLSGKEEGAGLSSGPERNSTGSSSTPETPPPAPESSSLNAAVPEANPTFPAAAAAALELPLGPAPLASAPFAEAAPRSPPGPGGSRPGPETFRQRFRQFRYQDAAGPREAFRQLRELSRQWLRPDIRTKEQIVEMLVQEQLLAILPEAARARRLRRRTDVRITG; encoded by the coding sequence ATGGCGGCAAGTGAGCCGAGCTTGGCAGTAACCGAGAGCCTCGCGCCGCTGTcggggaaagaggaaggggccGGCTTGAGCTCAGGCCCGGAGCGTAATTCTACGGGCTCCTCCTCGACTCCTGAGACCCCACCGCCTGCCCCCGAATCGTCCAGCCTCAACGCCGCGGTCCCCGAAGCGAATCCTACGTTTCCCGCGGCGGCCGCCGCCGCCCTGGAGCTGCCCCTCGGGCCCGCACCCCTGGCCTCCGCGCCGTTTGCCGAAGCCGCTCCGCGATCCCCCCCAGGCCCTGGCGGCTCCCGGCCCGGCCCGGAGACGTTCCGCCAGCGATTCCGGCAGTTCCGCTACCAGGACGCGGCAGGCCCTCGGGAGGCGTTCCGACAGCTGCGGGAGCTCTCCCGCCAGTGGCTGCGGCCCGACATCCGTACGAAGGAGCAGATCGTGGAGATGCTGGTGCAGGAGCAGCTGCTCGCCATCCTGCCTGAGGCAGCGCGGGCCCGGCGGCTTCGCCGCCGCACGGACGTGCGCATCACCGGCTGA